A portion of the Cryptomeria japonica chromosome 5, Sugi_1.0, whole genome shotgun sequence genome contains these proteins:
- the LOC131045803 gene encoding methyltransferase FGSG_00040-like, which yields MNNIQELASAMSGLCSEQDAWAHFHKGTLVHLHETAARTHSHLRSGRAAGRLLTSSLSVAEPNASLATVALQGLTPIRLRELKVGHTHHGRVLFGTLCVNPFKINGIMTVLEDDQGLAVRVGIYNSMSTPSALRAKYSKGAKVAIKEPYFKQTLDGSVAIRVENPANVVRMAEVPGENQSPSMVVEEEPRQGNGVDKGRKVRLLTVFNRAETHFQMGDFERALEVCNEGLEIDPENLKIIFLKGRALHSLKSYDQACQVLQMAVELSLGQVDIEDALRRSKAACARSQHREYDISEFLLGKQPPPEVEDFVGDVEIKKTRGRRGRGLFATKDIDVGELLLVSNAAFIVNGGVRGLEIDQSHEIKGSLQEDLVDAVSNAANKSQKLRQQLYELDDGSVHVRSSLPAMDSFHTSRRVTAEVLPQPNLQRIRDIVSRNSFGGEFQTFGEERREDEESLGFSGLWMLPSFINHSCLPNATRLNVGSAMFLHAAKPIKKREEITISYFDALLPQPQREGFCGVWGFKCNCKRCSVEKSISTALESLNAQFEALHHDALEETNAVRSAGQDFPAELPKSAEFAQVSKELEQILAKFPRMKDEEKNWVRASYVTAYWAGMQWDKLYSVDEIVKAVVSTVPGDFRALAMVAQQLEGLKHQIGSEGSAVEYCAAQARDICVRVLGTHSEHIIQALISRHAKSTIF from the coding sequence ATGAATAACATTCAGGAGCTGGCAAGCGCCATGTCTGGGCTCTGCTCAGAACAAGATGCTTGGGCGCATTTTCATAAGGGAACTCTGGTCCATCTACATGAGACGGCCGCTCGGACCCATAGCCATTTACGAAGCGGTAGGGCTGCAGGAAGATTACTCACTTCTTCCTTGTCTGTTGCAGAGCCCAATGCTTCCTTGGCCACGGTGGCTCTGCAAGGTCTCACACCCATCCGACTCAGGGAGTTAAAGGTCGGTCATACCCATCATGGCCGGGTCCTCTTCGGCACCCTCTGTGTAAACCCCTTCAAAATCAATGGCATCATGACCGTGCTCGAGGACGACCAAGGCCTTGCGGTTAGAGTGGGCATCTATAATTCAATGTCAACCCCTTCGGCGCTGAGAGCTAAATACTCCAAAGGAGCCAAGGTTGCGATCAAAGAGCCCTACTTCAAGCAGACCCTGGACGGAAGCGTCGCTATTAGGGTAGAAAACCCAGCCAATGTAGTGAGGATGGCGGAAGTTCCAGGTGAAAATCAGTCTCCGTCCATGGTTGTGGAGGAGGAGCCTCGCCAGGGCAATGGTGTCGACAAGGGTAGAAAAGTGCGGCTGCTCACGGTTTTCAATCGAGCGGAGACGCACTTCCAGATGGGTGATTTCGAGCGGGCGTTGGAGGTCTGCAACGAGGGTCTTGAGATCGATCCTGAGAATCTTAAGATAATTTTCTTAAAAGGCCGTGCTCTGCACAGCCTCAAAAGTTATGACCAGGCATGCCAGGTTCTGCAAATGGCCGTCGAGCTTAGCCTTGGGCAAGTAGATATTGAAGATGCTCTGCGACGGTCGAAGGCCGCTTGTGCTCGGAGCCAACACAGGGAGTACGACATTTCAGAGTTTTTGCTCGGAAAGCAGCCGCCTCCAGAGGTTGAGGACTTCGTTGGGGATGTGGAGATTAAGAAGACCAGGGGTCGCAGGGGTCGCGGGCTCTTCGCTACGAAAGACATTGACGTCGGCGAGCTTTTATTGGTGAGCAACGCAGCTTTCATTGTCAATGGCGGGGTAAGAGGTCTTGAGATCGATCAGAGCCACGAAATAAAGGGCTCTTTGCAGGAAGATCTTGTAGACGCCGTTTCTAACGCTGCCAATAAATCTCAGAAACTGCGCCAGCAGCTTTATGAGCTTGACGATGGCTCTGTACACGTTCGCTCTTCATTGCCGGCCATGGATTCGTTTCATACAAGCCGCCGAGTAACAGCAGAGGTGCTGCCCCAACCCAATCTTCAGCGGATCAGAGACATCGTTTCCCGAAACTCATTCGGCGGGGAGTTCCAGACATTTGGAGAGGAGCGCCGAGAAGATGAAGAGTCGTTGGGTTTTAGCGGGCTGTGGATGCTGCCATCGTTTATCAATCACTCATGCCTCCCCAACGCAACCAGATTGAATGTAGGAAGCGCAATGTTCTTGCATGCGGCAAAGCCCATCAAGAAGAGAGAAGAAATCACCATCTCTTACTTCGACGCTCTGCTTCCCCAACCGCAGAGAGAGGGCTTTTGTGGGGTCTGGGGTTTCAAATGTAACTGCAAACGTTGTAGTGTGGAGAAGTCCATCAGCACTGCTCTAGAGAGCTTGAATGCACAGTTTGAGGCTTTGCACCATGACGCCCTTGAGGAAACCAACGCCGTAAGATCTGCAGGACAAGACTTTCCCGCGGAGCTTCCCAAGTCTGCGGAATTTGCCCAGGTCTCTAAAGAATTGGAGCAAATACTGGCTAAGTTCCCTAGAATGAAGGACGAAGAAAAGAATTGGGTTCGGGCGTCCTATGTGACTGCATATTGGGCTGGAATGCAGTGGGACAAGTTATATTCCGTGGATGAAATAGTGAAGGCCGTTGTAAGTACCGTGCCAGGGGACTTCCGAGCCCTTGCCATGGTGGCCCAGCAGCTGGAAGGGTTAAAGCACCAGATTGGTAGTGAAGGATCGGCTGTAGAGTATTGTGCGGCACAAGCTAGAGATATATGTGTTCGAGTGTTGGGTACACATAGTGAGCACATTATTCAGGCACTTATTTCTCGCCATGCAAAGTCTACAATCTTTTAA